TTACTTTCCTTCTTCATACACACCAGTTGGACATGGGCTTCTTCCTCACTAAGATGATGACTGTGTTTGGGAACAGAGGTAAGAATAATTTACTCTTCAATTTCCACCTCCACAAAAATAGAATAACATCTTCAAATTAGTTATTCTGGAACCACTTAGCCAATAGCGTCATGTACTTCCAGTGTATACTGATCATTGTCATAATGCAAGTGCTGTATTGCTATTTTTAAGAAATGTAGTTGCAAAAAGTGAACGCTGAAATTTATTAGCTAAATGAAGGTCAAACAATCAAGATGACTTCACAAAGTTGTTAGCTCCTGTACTATTTGTGGTTAATATTATCATCTTAATGCATACGTGACTCAAAGTCACATGTAATATTTACTTTTGCAATCATATTCTTTTTATATTGTAGCCTTATTTAAATTAGAAGCtacccatgtacagtatattgctaTGCTCTCACTACCCGCAgattaatgtaccggtaatattgTGCCATGATGACTATTGTTACATTTTGAAGTTGAAGAGTACTGAATTCCTCACAATTTTAGTGCCTTATTCTAAAGTAACATCAAAACATTTCCAGAGCACAAAGTCCTCATTGTTGGTCTGGACAACGCAGGCAAGACGACCATCCTTTACCAGTTGTAAGTGACGTCACCTTATTTACAGAACACCACATTTTCTTGACATGTCGCTAATACTGTTATTCACTTCCAGTCTGACAAAGGAAGCTGTTCACACAGCACCGACGGTGGGCAGCAACGTAGAGCAGATCACCGTGAGGAACACACACTTTTTGGTGTGGGACATCGGAGGCCAGACGAGCCTTCGGAGCACCTGGTACTCTTATTACTCCAACGCTGAGGTGTGTTGATCGCTTGTCCTCTCCTGAACGGTTACATAAGCATTTCTCTGTCCTTATGGGCGTTATCGTATCGTTGCTTCTGATAACCAGGAGCCGTGATAATAAAAATCAGTGGATGTGTGCAAATGTGCTTGAgctaattatatatttttgacgACGGTGCACTTTTCAGATTGTCATCCTCGTTGTGGACAGCACGGACCCGGGACGACTCAGGCTCACCAAAGAAGAACTGCATCGAATGCTCGCACACGAGGTGCATAGGCATTTTCCATACATtaaatttttagcccccccctccctccatcatTCTCATAAATATTCAGCCATTttcccatccatttttttcttcttgtgtttCTCGCAGGACTTGCAGAGTGCCGCCATTCTGGTGCTGGCCAACAAACAGGACGTGAAAGGTTCCATGACGGCGGCTGAGATCTCCCGGCGCCTCACGCTGGACGGCATCACAACGCACAACTGGCACGTGCAGGCCTGCTGCGGCCTGACTGGCGAGGGGTCAGTCTCAGGACATGAAAGTGTCATTCAAAAAAGCTGAAAATATGAATCGACAAGGTAACTTTGTTGTATCTTCCAGCCTCAATGCCTGTCTGGACtggatgcagtcacaggtgGTTGCCTCCTGAACATCCTTCTACCTCCTCCTCGAAGATTTTGTCAGGATTGCATAACAGTGAACAGTGGGACACAGCCTACCTCAACTGAACCGTGTTGATCATACGGTTGGTATGTAAGAAGGTGCGCCGCATTTAAGGCAGCATAAATTGGGATTGTTCTTTGTGTGATTATCTCTACGTGTAAAACTGGTGTGATTGTTCTTTCTGTTCTACTTGAAATAAGAccaaatgaatggatgtttggtTTTAAGAACCTCCTTTGTGCTGGGAAAAGAGCCAcctatttttgtaaatatttcgGGTGTCTTCATGATTGTATGCAATGGATttatactattttttttaaagtgatgtaatttattttcatgGAAATGAGCAGGAATGAATGGGAATTAACGGCATTGGATCTTTATAAAATTTGCATTGAATTTTTATGTTtacttaaataaaacaaacaaaatgcaattATGAACTTGTTTAAAATAGACAGTTTATGCCATTCTTAAAAATAcactggtgccttgagatacatgTTTAATTTTTCCCATGACCACACTCGGAAGTCAATCAGTTGCTTAAAGGGTTATATCACCTCAACATAGATGCTAATAAgaaattagcattaagctagcagactgaaAGGCTAAACGACAGCTCAACTCTCAAAAAAGTCGttgctcatatctcaaggcatcattttatattacatttatttattgtataaaTTGTAAGTGCTGAGGGGATTTACTCAGTTTTGATATTTTGTAACATTTAACAAAATATAgcaaaacattaaaatataaaaataattattgtatAAAGTTATTTATGAAATACATATTTATGATACTAATTGCAACGCCTGAAGGCAGTTACTTAATTTTGTGAATAGTTTTGCTAATGTTTATTCTTTTGACCATGCACAATGCAACTTTGTTTTGAcctcttcattttattttcacaaatgtaTCGTGATTATTTTTCCAGCTGGTTGGTATGAAAATCAGCTATGTGTAGCATTGCATTACAGAGAATAAAGTATCTATTTATTCAAACTTTGTGGATACATGTCAAAAGTATTGCTTGAAACTAAAAAGTCCCCATCTATACTTGTTTTTATCAAACCATTCTCATTATTGCTGTGCAACTGACGTAGTTTTGATGCAGTCATGTTtgtgtatttcattttcatttcacaatttaaaCAGGAGAATCAAGTAAAGGATGGCGGCCAAAATGTCAACACAATCCATTACCAGGTTCCGAATGCACAGTATGAGATACAGCATCACCGCCATCTTGAAGCAGTAAATGAATTTTCTCTTCAGACTCTCCAAAAACCAGCATGTCTTCTGTCCGCTTGCAACCATGACTGAACTAGCAGCCCGCGTCAAGCGTACAAGCATCGTGGGAACTTGTTTCTCGGTTTTGCCGAGTGCTGTTGTCGAGGAAATGTACGGATAAAGGTGAGGAGGTGTCCTCCTGTAATGCATGCAGCTCACCATGGAGCTTATGGTGTGCAGGTGGCGCCAGCATAAAGGTTGTTGAGCATGCGTGGAGCAAGTTCCGGTGACCTGATACAGCAGGATGTGCT
This region of Hippocampus zosterae strain Florida chromosome 17, ASM2543408v3, whole genome shotgun sequence genomic DNA includes:
- the arl5c gene encoding putative ADP-ribosylation factor-like protein 5C; the protein is MGFFLTKMMTVFGNREHKVLIVGLDNAGKTTILYQFLTKEAVHTAPTVGSNVEQITVRNTHFLVWDIGGQTSLRSTWYSYYSNAEIVILVVDSTDPGRLRLTKEELHRMLAHEDLQSAAILVLANKQDVKGSMTAAEISRRLTLDGITTHNWHVQACCGLTGEGLNACLDWMQSQVVAS